In a single window of the Raphanus sativus cultivar WK10039 chromosome 9, ASM80110v3, whole genome shotgun sequence genome:
- the LOC108823331 gene encoding phytyl ester synthase 1, chloroplastic, whose amino-acid sequence MATTRTSSSLLALPSFRSNCNQRPSLKVRAQVSGDKAASVEQPVNGYVSVSNVQNPKGSEVNGKLKFQRKDEIELLWDDGYGSKSVKDYFAAAREILKKPDGGPPRWFSPVDCGQPIKDAPTLFFLPGMDGTGMGIVPHQIALGKAFHVWCLHIPVHDRTPFQGLVKIVEDVLRQEHATRPNKPIYLVGDSFGGCMALAVAARNPSLDLVLVLVNPATSFERSPLQPMLPILEMVPEELHFTIPYALSFIMGDPIKMASIGIDNQLPAGVKLNKLREKLTNSMLPLLSELGGIIPRETLLWKLKLLRSGAAYANSRIHAVQAEVLLLASGKDRMLPSQEESKRLYGLLKNCTVRCFKENGHTLLLEDSISLLTVIKGTCKYRRSRRYDFASDFLPPSKGELDFALQELLRVLRNAVSSVFLSTMEDGRIVKGLAGVPDEGPVLLVGYHMLMGLELGPMSEAFIKEKNILFRGMAHPILYAENESGKGFDYVDWIKVFGAYPVTATNLFKLLSSKSHVLLYPGGAREALHNRGEQYKLIWPEQQEFVRMAARFGATIVPFGTVGEDDIAELVLDYNDLMKIPFLSNYISEVTRDTKDFKLREESSGEVANQQLYLPGLLPKIPGRFYYLFGKPIHTKGRPELVKDKEAAKRVYLEAKEEVEKSIAYLLKKREEDPYRSVVDRLSYSLTHLPENDVPSFEP is encoded by the exons ATGgcaacaacaagaacaagttCAAGTCTTTTGGCGTTGCCAAGTTTCAGATCGAATTGTAACCAAAGACCCAGTTTAAAGGTAAGAGCTCAGGTTTCGGGTGATAAGGCGGCTTCCGTGGAGCAGCCAGTGAACGGTTATGTCTCTGTGTCTAATGTCCAAAACCCAAAAGGAAGCGAAGTTAATgggaaattaaaatttcaaaggaAAGACGAAATTGAGCTGTTATGGGATGATGGGTATGGCTCCAAATCTGTCAAGGATTACTTTGCTGCTGCTAGAGAGATTTTGAAGAAGCCTGACGGTGGACCTCCACGGTGGTTTAGTCCCGTCGATTGTGGCCAACCAATCAAAGATGCTCCTACCTTATTCTTCTTACCTG GGATGGATGGCACTGGGATGGGTATTGTTCCACATCAAATAGCTCTTGGGAA GGCTTTTCATGTCTGGTGCTTGCATATTCCAGTACATGATCGAACTCCATTCCAAG GGCTGGTGAAAATAGTCGAAGATGTATTGAGGCAAGAGCATGCTACACGTCCAAATAAACCTATATATCTTGTGGGTGATTCCTTTGGAGGATGTATGGCTCTTGCTGTTGCTGCCAGAAACCCTTCATTAGATTTGGTGTTGGTACTAGTCAACCCAG CTACATCGTTTGAGAGGTCACCGCTACAGCCGATGCTGCCTATACTAGAGATGGTGCCAGAAGAGCTTCATTTTACTATTCCATATGCTCTAAGCTTTATTATGG GTGATCCGATAAAGATGGCTTCAATTGGTATCGACAACCAGCTTCCAGCAGGAGTAAAACTGAATAAGTTGAgagagaagcttactaactcCATGCTTCCTCTTCTCTCT GAGCTCGGTGGAATTATTCCTAGAGAAACTTTACTTTGGAAGCTAAAGTTGCTGAGATCTGGTGCTGCTTATGCAAATTCTCGCATCCATGCTGTTCAAGCTGAAGTCTTACTCCTTGCTAG TGGAAAGGACAGGATGCTTCCTAGCCAAGAAGAATCGAAAAGGCTATATGGGTTACTAAAAAACTGTACCGTTCGATGCTTCAAGGAAAATGGGCATACCCTTTTACTT GAAGATAGCATCAGTTTGCTCACGGTTATAAAAGGTACATGCAAGTACAGACGCTCACGTAGATATGATTTTGCTTCTGATTTCTTACCTCCCAGTAAGGGAGAACTTGATTTTGCCCTTCAGGAACTACTCAG GGTCTTAAGAAATGCTGTTAGTTCTGTGTTTTTGTCAACTATGGAAGATGGTAGGATAGTGAAGGGACTCGCTGGTGTTCCAGACGAAGGTCCGGTGTTACTTGTTGGTTACCACATGCTGATGGGGTTGGAACTCGGTCCAATGTCCGAGGCATTTATCAAAGAGAAAAACATTCTCTTCCGTGGGATGGCGCATCCGATTCTTTACGCAGAAAACGAGTCAGGTAAGGGTTTTGATTACGTGGACTGGATTAAAGTATTTGGTGCCTACCCTGTCACCGCAACCAATCTTTTCAAGCTCTTGTCTTCTAAGTCTCATGTTCTTCTCTATCCCGGCGGTGCCCGAGAGGCTCTCCATAACCGG GGTGAACAATACAAACTGATTTGGCCAGAGCAGCAAGAGTTTGTAAGAATGGCAGCACGGTTTGGCGCAACTATAGTTCCATTTGGAACGGTTGGTGAAGACGACATAGCTGAA TTGGTTCTTGATTACAATGACCTGATGAAGATTCCGTTTCTCAGTAACTATATCTCGGAAGTAACTCGCGATACCAAAGACTTTAAGTTGAG ggaaGAATCAAGTGGGGAGGTAGCAAACCAGCAACTCTACTTGCCAGGGCTCTTACCGAAAATCCCTGGTCGGTTCTATTACCTGTTTGGGAAACCGATACACACTAAAGGAAGACCAGAACTTGTGAAAGACAAAGAAGCAGCAAAACGGGTTTACTTGGAAGCGAAAGAGGAAGTGGAGAAAAGCATAGCCTACTTGTTGAAGAAACGTGAGGAAGATCCGTACAGAAGTGTTGTGGATAGATTAAGTTACAGTTTGACTCACCTTCCTGAGAATGATGTCCCTTCTTTCGAACCATGA
- the LOC108828195 gene encoding probable serine/threonine-protein kinase At1g54610: MGCVFSSSKAAATTTTSEIKLTKTSKTGETVQVSDVEKKKKHDEEEASPPKEDKKPKGDRRRSTKPNPRLSNPSKHWRGEQVAAGWPSWLSDACGEALNGWVPRKADTFEKIDKIGQGTYSNVYKAKDMLTGKIVALKKVRFDNLEPESVKFMAREILVLRRLDHPNVVKLEGLVTSRMSCSLYLVFQYMDHDLAGLASSPLVNFSQPEVKCLMRQLLSGMEHCHSRGVLHRDIKGSNLLIDDGGVLKIADFGLATIFDPNHKRAMTSRVVTLWYRAPELLLGATDYGVGIDLWSAGCILAELLAGRPIMPGRTEVEQLHKIYKLCGSPSEDYWKKGKFTHGAIYKPREPYPRCIRETFKDFPPSSLPLIDSLLSIEPENRQTATAALHSEFFTSDPYACEPADLPKYPPSKEMDAKRRDEETRRQRAASKAQGDGARKNRHRERSNRALPAPEANAELQSNVDRRRLITHATAKSKSEKFPPPHQDGGAMGVPLGASQHIDPTFVPPDMASSFTSTSFNFSKDEPPTQVQTWSGPLGHPITGISRRKKDSTKSSKGKRAVMA, translated from the exons ATGGGGTGTGTCTTCTCGTCCTCTAAGGCGGCGGCGACGACGACGACATCTGAAATTAAGCTAACAAAGACCTCCAAAACAGGAGAAACAGTGCAAGTGAGTGatgtagagaagaagaagaagcatgaCGAGGAGGAGGCTTCTCCTCCCAAGGAAGATAAGAAACCGAAAGGAGATCGGAGAAGGTCAACAAAGCCTAACCCACGCCTTAGTAATCCCTCTAAGCATTGGCGAGGCGAACAGGTCGCTGCTGGCTGGCCTTCTTGGCTCTCTGATGCTTGTGGTGAAGCTCTTAACGGCTGGGTTCCTCGAAAGGCCGACACTTTCGAGAAGATCGATAAG attgGACAAGGAACGTACAGTAATGTATACAAAGCTAAGGATATGCTGACTGGTAAAATCGTGGCGCTTAAGAAGGTTCGGTTTGATAACTTGGAGCCTGAGAGCGTCAAGTTTATGGCTAGAGAGATTCTTGTACTGCGCAGGCTTGATCATCCCAATGTGGTTAAGTTGGAAGGTTTGGTTACCTCCAGGATGTCTTGTAGCTTGTACCTTGTGTTTCAGTATATGGATCATGATTTGGCTGGTCTTGCTTCTAGCCCTCTTGTCAACTTCTCTCAACCTGAG GTGAAATGTTTAATGCGTCAGTTGTTATCTGGTATGGAGCATTGTCATAGCCGTGGTGTGCTTCATCGTGACATCAAAGGATCGAATCTTCTTATTGACGACGGTGGGGTCCTCAAGATTGCTGATTTTGGACTGGCCACTATTTTTGATCCTAATCACAAGCGGGCCATGACTAGCCGAGTGGTCACGCTATGGTACCGAGCTCCCGAGCTTCTTCTTGGGGCCACTGACTATGGTGTTGGTATTGATCTTTGGAGCGCCGGCTGTATTTTAGCTGAGCTTTTGGCCGGAAGACCTATTATGCCTGGTCGAACAGAG GTGGAGCAGCTCCATAAGATTTACAAGCTATGTGGTTCACCATCAGAGGACTACtggaaaaaaggaaaatttacaCACGGAGCGATATACAAACCACGTGAACCATACCCAAGATGCATTAGAGAGACGTTTAAAGATTTTCCACCTTCGTCTCTTCCTCTCATTGACTCCCTTCTTTCTATTGAACCTGAGAACCGCCAAACTGCAACTGCTGCTTTACATAGTGAA TTCTTTACAAGCGACCCATATGCCTGTGAACCTGCTGATCTCCCAAAGTATCCACCCAGCAAAGAAATGGATGCAAAGCGACGAGATGAAGAAACTCGAAG ACAAAGAGCTGCTAGTAAAGCCCAAGGAGATGGTgcaaggaagaataggcacagAGAGCGTTCGAATAGAGCACTTCCAGCTCCAGAAGCTAATGCAGAACTTCAGTCAAATGTCGAT aggaggagATTAATCACACACGCAACCGCAAAAAGCAAGAGCGAGAAGTTTCCTCCACCACACCAGGACGGTGGAGCAATGGGGGTACCATTGGGGGCCTCGCAGCACATAGACCCGACATTCGTCCCACCAGACATGGCTTCGTCCTTCACTTCCACTTCTTTCAATTTTTCAAAAGATGAACCGCCAACGCAAGTTCAGACCTGGTCAGGTCCTCTGGGTCATCCCATCACAGGCATTTCAAGAAGGAAGAAAGATAGTACCAAAAGCAGcaaaggaaagagagcagtgATGGCTTGA
- the LOC108823820 gene encoding acyl carrier protein 3, chloroplastic — MASMATASTSLQARPRQMATAVRCFSQGSRNNLSFTLRQLPTRLSVSCAAKPETVDKVCEVVKKQLSLKAGDEVTAATKFAALGADSLDTVEIVMGLEEAFDIEMAEDKAQNIATVEEAAELIEEILKEKA, encoded by the exons ATGGCTTCCATGGCTACTGCCTCTACTTCCCTGCAGGCTCGTCCTCGCCAAATG GCAACTGCGGTTAGATGTTTTAGCCAGGGAAGCAGAAACAATCTTTCTTTTACGCTTCGCCAGCTTCCTACCCGCTTGAGCGTTTCTTGCGCT GCAAAACCTGAGACAGTGGACAAAGTGTGTGAAGTCGTCAAAAAGCAACTCTCACTTAAAGCCGGCGACGAAGTTACGGCTGCCACCAAATTTGCTGCACTTGGTGCTGATTCTCTTGATACG GTGGAGATTGTGATGGGCCTGGAGGAAGCGTTTGATATTGAAATGGCGGAGGATAAAGCACAGAATATTGCGACAGTCGAGGAAGCAGCTGAGCTCATTGAGGAGATCTTGAAGGAAAAAGCTTAA